The proteins below are encoded in one region of Sulfolobus islandicus Y.N.15.51:
- a CDS encoding protein kinase domain-containing protein translates to MQLVLQLDDQKYLYVDGIIRPFDGKIKTRDDVIGYGVIYDAGKVKVLYDYKVVRVSDFSVVTQAILKEKIDNLNIYLFENGNTIYAYFGNVPNPKLNFPYMIIHGIPIALGSKTEIIEAIERDYRVALYALDNFRNDPSIVNHSILSLVKFEKCEDAVKYYKELRVSDPEVSLAVAQCMEKIGEELEALKIYSFLSEEKYRELENKIRGKVNSIIEEYKKEGNVKLLIDSVKMLPTYDAPLIELGWYFVNKRKFDDAVKYFEEAVKRVPTFHNLLLYAWSLISSEKYKEALEVIEKAERVKRNAGSAYIKGLALEGLNAPSQAEREFLYACREGIIDACMKIRSYKLYVPEPFDAAAWLGYVLYGYEVKQLLGNGGMGYVLLVERNGRKYAMKVMKKEYTFIEMLYEVAKMQEISKRSEYLVKIFASFLDENWTDYFSSPPAIIMEYMEGGDLRSVLVDQEYSALRHSVKWPQVVAFVFSKLAKAVIEVHKEGYTHCDIKPSNILFNKKLPRYGEDALNSLLNFEVVPKLSDLGSSVKIGTPVMHYTPYYAHPLQRFGNKAETMFDVYSFTVSLYVSLTNNFPYPEWLENEIEEAVKNPEKRKQALDDFHKAAPRLDYVPVEFKDLIMSGLKGEVGMLEINRKLEEILIEDYNIDINNSNSEAEKLISY, encoded by the coding sequence TGGTGAGAGTAAGTGACTTCAGTGTAGTTACACAAGCAATATTGAAGGAAAAAATAGATAATTTGAATATCTATTTGTTTGAAAACGGTAATACTATATACGCATATTTTGGAAATGTCCCTAATCCTAAATTAAACTTTCCATACATGATTATACATGGGATACCTATAGCATTAGGTTCTAAAACTGAGATAATAGAAGCTATAGAAAGGGACTATAGGGTTGCACTATATGCATTAGACAATTTTAGGAATGACCCTAGCATAGTAAATCATTCTATTTTATCTTTAGTCAAATTTGAGAAATGTGAGGATGCAGTAAAATATTATAAGGAACTGAGAGTTTCTGACCCAGAGGTTTCCTTAGCAGTAGCTCAATGTATGGAGAAAATAGGAGAGGAATTGGAGGCCTTAAAGATTTACTCATTTCTGTCTGAAGAGAAGTATAGGGAGTTGGAGAATAAGATCAGAGGTAAGGTAAACTCAATTATTGAGGAGTATAAGAAAGAGGGAAACGTGAAACTCTTAATAGACTCTGTTAAGATGTTACCAACGTATGACGCACCACTTATTGAATTAGGCTGGTATTTCGTTAACAAGAGGAAGTTTGATGATGCTGTAAAATACTTCGAGGAAGCTGTTAAAAGAGTACCTACGTTCCATAATCTGTTGCTATACGCATGGTCTCTTATAAGTAGTGAGAAATATAAGGAGGCATTAGAGGTTATTGAGAAGGCGGAAAGGGTTAAGCGGAATGCCGGTTCCGCATACATAAAAGGATTAGCTTTAGAGGGTTTAAATGCCCCATCTCAAGCTGAAAGAGAGTTCCTCTATGCGTGTAGGGAAGGGATAATTGATGCGTGTATGAAGATTAGATCGTATAAGCTTTACGTACCAGAGCCCTTTGATGCTGCAGCTTGGTTAGGTTATGTGCTCTATGGATACGAAGTAAAACAATTGTTGGGAAATGGTGGTATGGGTTATGTATTATTAGTTGAGAGGAATGGTAGGAAGTATGCTATGAAAGTGATGAAGAAGGAATATACTTTTATAGAAATGCTTTATGAAGTTGCTAAAATGCAAGAAATCTCGAAGAGATCTGAATACTTAGTTAAAATATTTGCTAGTTTTCTAGATGAGAATTGGACAGATTACTTTAGTTCTCCACCCGCAATAATAATGGAATATATGGAAGGGGGTGACTTAAGGTCAGTCTTAGTCGATCAAGAGTATTCTGCATTACGTCATTCCGTCAAGTGGCCTCAAGTAGTTGCATTCGTGTTCTCTAAACTCGCAAAAGCCGTTATCGAAGTTCATAAGGAAGGGTATACGCATTGTGACATAAAACCATCTAATATTCTGTTCAATAAGAAGCTACCTAGGTACGGAGAAGATGCGCTAAATTCTTTACTTAATTTTGAAGTTGTACCTAAACTATCTGATCTAGGTTCATCGGTAAAAATAGGTACTCCAGTAATGCATTATACTCCCTATTATGCCCATCCCTTACAGAGATTCGGGAATAAAGCCGAAACTATGTTCGACGTTTACTCGTTTACAGTATCCCTTTACGTATCTCTAACCAATAACTTTCCATACCCAGAATGGTTAGAAAATGAAATTGAGGAAGCAGTAAAGAATCCAGAGAAAAGAAAACAAGCCTTGGACGATTTTCATAAAGCAGCACCAAGACTTGATTATGTACCAGTGGAATTTAAGGACCTTATAATGAGTGGGCTAAAGGGCGAAGTTGGTATGTTAGAGATAAACAGGAAACTGGAAGAAATTTTGATTGAAGATTATAACATAGACATTAATAATTCGAACAGTGAAGCAGAAAAGCTTATAAGCTATTGA
- a CDS encoding CBS domain-containing protein, whose translation MNIETLMIRNPPILSKEDRLGLAFKRINEGGIGRIIIANEKIEGLLTTRDLLSTVESYCKDNCSQGDLYRISTTPVIDYMTPNPVTVYNTTDEFTALNIMVTRNFGSLPVVDINDKPVGIITEREFLLLYKDLDEIFPVKVFMSTKVRTIYKDVRLDQAVRLMLRRGFRRLPVIDDDNKVVGIITVVNAIRQLAKAVDKLDPDYFYNKAVKDVMVTNLVTIDELASVNRAAAEMIVKRIGSLLILNKDNTIKGIITERDLLIAVHHILVMEKFKEKL comes from the coding sequence GTGAATATAGAGACTTTAATGATAAGAAATCCACCAATATTATCCAAAGAAGATAGATTAGGTTTAGCGTTTAAGAGAATAAATGAGGGAGGTATCGGTAGAATAATTATAGCAAATGAAAAAATAGAAGGACTGTTAACCACTAGAGACCTCCTATCTACCGTAGAATCGTATTGCAAAGATAATTGTAGCCAAGGTGATCTCTATCGTATTTCTACTACTCCAGTAATAGATTATATGACCCCTAATCCCGTTACAGTTTACAATACTACCGATGAGTTTACTGCATTAAACATAATGGTTACAAGGAATTTTGGATCATTGCCAGTTGTTGATATAAACGATAAACCAGTAGGAATAATAACAGAGAGAGAATTTTTACTACTCTACAAGGATCTGGATGAGATCTTTCCCGTAAAGGTTTTCATGTCAACTAAGGTTAGAACTATTTATAAGGATGTGAGATTGGATCAAGCAGTTAGATTGATGTTAAGAAGGGGATTTAGGAGATTGCCAGTCATTGATGATGATAACAAGGTAGTTGGAATAATAACTGTAGTTAATGCTATTAGACAGTTAGCTAAAGCAGTGGATAAATTAGATCCAGATTACTTCTATAATAAGGCAGTGAAGGACGTTATGGTCACAAACTTAGTGACTATTGATGAGCTAGCTTCAGTGAATAGGGCAGCCGCAGAGATGATTGTAAAGAGAATAGGCTCGCTGCTTATACTGAACAAGGATAATACTATAAAAGGTATAATTACTGAGAGGGATTTGTTAATAGCTGTACATCATATTCTAGTTATGGAGAAATTTAAGGAAAAACTTTAA
- the acs gene encoding acetate--CoA ligase → MEQEITENIKEIEEKVDYNIRLYKEIYRESIENPSKFWSKLAEELIDWFEPWKETFTQEILTKWFVGGKLNASYNAIDRHLNSSKKFKAAIIWESEKGERKVLIYQDLFYEVNRWANALKQLGVQKGDRVTIYMPLTPEGVISMLACARIGAIHSVVFAGFGSQALADRIADAQSKVVITADGYYRKGRLVELKKTVDGALSKLQNNPVKNVIVFRRSGTETPFKEGRDIYFDEIGKYRYVEPEPVDASHPLFILYTSGTTGKPKGIVHSTGGYLVGTAAMLLWSYGLSQENDVLFNTSDIGWIVGHSYITYSPLVMGRSVIIYESVPDYPYPDKWAELIEKYKATTFGTSATFLRYLMKYGEEYIKAHDLSSLRIMVTNGEPLNYAPWKYGLEVIGKGKVFMSHQWWQTETGAPNLGYMPGYPIFLTMKSGPASGFPLPGNKIKVVDENGNLVKPRERGYLIMEPPFPPSMMIGMWNDEDNERIIKTYFSKFPNVYYTGDFAMIDEDGYVWVSGRADETLKIAGHRIGAGEVESAITSHPAVAEAAVIGIPDPVKGETAHAFVVLKQGYHPGNELAKSINEHVKKVMGPIVILEVHFVNALPKTRSGKVMRRVIKAVMMGSAVGDISTLEDEASMEEIKKAIEALRSQLNP, encoded by the coding sequence ATGGAACAAGAAATTACAGAGAATATTAAAGAAATAGAGGAAAAGGTAGATTATAATATAAGACTTTACAAGGAGATTTATAGGGAAAGTATAGAAAATCCAAGTAAATTCTGGAGTAAACTAGCTGAGGAATTGATTGACTGGTTTGAGCCCTGGAAAGAAACCTTTACGCAAGAAATTCTTACAAAGTGGTTCGTCGGGGGAAAATTGAATGCTAGCTATAATGCAATCGATAGACATTTGAACAGTAGTAAGAAGTTTAAGGCTGCGATAATTTGGGAATCCGAAAAGGGTGAGAGAAAAGTACTTATTTATCAAGATTTATTTTACGAGGTAAATAGATGGGCCAATGCGTTAAAGCAATTAGGTGTACAAAAAGGTGATAGGGTTACAATTTACATGCCTTTAACCCCAGAAGGAGTTATATCAATGTTAGCTTGTGCGAGAATAGGTGCAATTCACAGTGTAGTCTTTGCAGGTTTTGGTTCACAAGCATTAGCTGATAGAATTGCGGATGCCCAATCGAAGGTTGTAATTACTGCAGATGGGTATTATAGAAAAGGTAGGCTGGTAGAGCTTAAGAAGACTGTTGATGGGGCACTATCAAAATTACAGAATAATCCAGTAAAGAATGTTATAGTATTTAGGAGAAGTGGAACAGAAACACCATTTAAAGAAGGAAGAGATATATATTTCGATGAAATAGGGAAGTACAGATATGTTGAACCAGAACCAGTAGATGCTAGTCATCCGTTATTTATCCTTTATACTTCTGGAACTACAGGGAAACCTAAGGGTATAGTTCATTCCACTGGTGGATATTTGGTAGGTACTGCAGCCATGTTGTTATGGAGTTATGGGTTAAGTCAAGAAAACGACGTGTTATTCAATACTTCAGATATTGGATGGATTGTAGGACATTCATACATTACTTACTCACCGCTCGTGATGGGTAGAAGTGTGATAATATATGAGAGTGTACCCGATTACCCATATCCCGATAAATGGGCTGAGCTAATTGAGAAATATAAGGCTACTACTTTTGGTACTTCTGCGACGTTCTTAAGGTATTTAATGAAGTATGGTGAAGAGTACATTAAAGCTCATGATTTATCCTCACTTAGAATAATGGTGACAAACGGGGAACCCCTAAACTATGCTCCATGGAAATATGGGTTAGAAGTAATAGGTAAGGGTAAGGTGTTCATGTCACACCAATGGTGGCAAACCGAAACTGGAGCGCCAAATCTTGGTTACATGCCAGGATATCCAATCTTCTTAACAATGAAGTCTGGACCCGCATCTGGATTCCCATTGCCAGGAAATAAAATAAAGGTAGTTGATGAAAACGGAAATCTTGTCAAGCCTAGAGAGAGAGGTTACTTAATAATGGAACCACCATTCCCACCATCAATGATGATAGGTATGTGGAATGATGAGGACAATGAGAGAATTATAAAGACTTACTTCAGTAAGTTCCCCAATGTGTACTATACTGGAGACTTTGCCATGATAGATGAAGATGGGTATGTATGGGTATCTGGAAGGGCAGATGAGACGTTAAAAATAGCTGGACACAGAATAGGAGCTGGTGAAGTAGAGTCAGCAATAACTTCACACCCAGCAGTAGCTGAAGCAGCTGTAATAGGTATTCCAGATCCCGTAAAAGGAGAGACCGCTCACGCATTCGTTGTATTAAAGCAAGGATATCATCCCGGCAATGAATTGGCTAAGAGCATAAACGAACATGTAAAGAAGGTTATGGGACCAATTGTAATATTAGAGGTACATTTTGTTAACGCGTTGCCTAAAACTAGGTCTGGTAAGGTAATGAGAAGAGTGATAAAAGCAGTTATGATGGGCTCTGCTGTGGGAGATATCTCTACATTAGAAGATGAAGCTTCAATGGAAGAAATTAAAAAAGCTATAGAAGCGTTAAGGAGTCAGTTAAACCCATGA
- a CDS encoding RidA family protein: protein MKEIVFTDKAPRPIGPYSQGVKVGDVLYVSGQIPVDPNTNEIVGKNIEEQTIRVIENIKAILESAGYMLDDVVMSFVYLKDIKDFQRFNEVYSKYFSKSPPARVTIEVSRLPRDALIEISVIAQKG from the coding sequence ATGAAGGAAATAGTTTTCACGGATAAAGCTCCTAGGCCAATAGGTCCATATTCTCAAGGAGTAAAAGTAGGAGACGTGCTTTACGTATCTGGACAAATCCCAGTAGATCCTAATACAAATGAAATAGTAGGTAAAAATATAGAAGAGCAGACAATTAGAGTTATCGAAAACATAAAAGCTATTCTAGAATCAGCTGGTTATATGCTAGATGACGTTGTAATGTCATTTGTATATCTAAAAGATATAAAGGATTTCCAAAGATTCAATGAAGTTTACTCAAAATATTTCAGTAAAAGTCCTCCCGCTAGAGTTACTATAGAAGTTTCAAGATTACCAAGAGACGCATTAATAGAGATAAGTGTTATAGCTCAGAAGGGTTAA
- a CDS encoding glucose 1-dehydrogenase, with protein sequence MKALVVHPPNKGVEVKEISDIDRSLNGNEVLIKTIANGICGTDRGIVSGLLKFSRPPTGKNSLVLGHENLGQVIDKGSNVQGLSKGDYVVSIVRRGCGKCSNCLAGRQDFCETGEFVEAGIRGLDGFMREFYIDNTSYLVRIPYEIVDIAVLLEPLSNVVKAYNELMLTQRRMIWWCKDGSYGCKNVAVVGSGPIGLLFSLIFSVQGFNTFVLNKRDPFPTEAEIIEKINAKFINTTKGQLPYVIDVLIDTSGYPSAFIPLMNKLNKNSAVILFGTTGGEKFEVNADLITYLVENNVLLFGSVNASKRDFEEGVNYLTIWKYRYPNVLNKMITRVVKPEEASEILYTKPRGEIKTIISWV encoded by the coding sequence ATGAAGGCATTAGTTGTTCATCCACCTAATAAAGGAGTAGAAGTTAAAGAGATAAGTGATATAGATCGATCATTAAATGGAAATGAAGTTTTAATTAAGACAATAGCAAATGGTATTTGCGGAACTGATCGTGGTATTGTTTCTGGCTTACTTAAATTCTCACGTCCACCCACAGGGAAAAACAGTCTAGTATTAGGACATGAAAATCTAGGTCAAGTAATCGATAAGGGATCCAATGTACAAGGTTTAAGTAAAGGGGATTATGTTGTTTCGATTGTTAGAAGGGGATGCGGAAAGTGTTCCAATTGCCTAGCCGGAAGGCAAGATTTTTGTGAAACAGGTGAATTCGTGGAAGCTGGCATAAGAGGATTAGATGGCTTTATGAGAGAATTTTATATAGATAATACAAGTTATTTAGTTAGAATACCGTATGAAATAGTTGATATCGCAGTTTTGCTCGAACCTCTTTCCAATGTAGTAAAGGCTTATAATGAGCTAATGTTAACGCAAAGGAGAATGATATGGTGGTGTAAGGATGGCAGTTATGGTTGTAAAAACGTTGCAGTAGTGGGATCTGGGCCAATAGGTCTCCTTTTTTCGCTAATATTCTCCGTTCAAGGTTTTAACACATTCGTTTTAAATAAGAGAGATCCTTTTCCCACTGAGGCTGAGATTATAGAGAAGATTAACGCTAAATTTATAAACACTACTAAGGGTCAATTACCTTATGTAATAGATGTACTTATTGACACTTCTGGATATCCATCAGCATTTATTCCTTTAATGAATAAGTTAAACAAAAACTCAGCTGTTATATTGTTCGGCACTACTGGTGGAGAGAAGTTTGAGGTAAATGCTGATTTAATAACATATCTTGTTGAAAATAACGTTTTATTGTTTGGGAGCGTTAACGCTAGTAAGAGGGACTTCGAAGAGGGTGTAAATTACCTTACAATCTGGAAATATAGATATCCAAATGTATTAAATAAAATGATAACTAGAGTAGTTAAGCCGGAGGAGGCCTCAGAAATATTATATACAAAACCTAGAGGAGAAATAAAGACAATAATTTCATGGGTTTAA